One Gammaproteobacteria bacterium genomic window, ATCTCGGCACGGTACGGCGTACACCGATCCCGCTCAGGCAAACACCCTGAGGCGGCGCGGCAGGACGGTGATTTCCAGGCGGTGCGCATCGGTATAGCGGATCTCGCCATCCGCGTGTACCGACATGCCGGCGTTGCATTCGATCAGCAGTCTGTCGGTCCTGAAAATGCGCACCGCAGAGTGACCGGCGTGGGTACCGCGCAGCACGCGCGGCACCAGCCGCAGGATGCCAAACCGGCTCAGCGCCGATGCCACCACCACATCCAGCAGGCCGTCGTCAATTTCCGCCTGTGGCGCAAGCACGAAAGCGCCGCCTTCCACGCGCCCGTTGTTGACTGCGATCAGGGTGATGGCAGTTTCCAGCGTTACCGCAGCGTATTGCAGTCTGACCTTCGGGGTCGCGTAGTCGAAGCACAGCGTACGCAGCAATGCCACGCCGTACACCGCGCGGCTGTGCAGCCATTGCATGCGATTCGCGGCCATCGCCACACGCGCGTCGAAACCGATGCCCAGGCTATTGATGAAATGAAAGTCGTTGCAGCGCGCCACGTCAACGTCACGGGTACGCGCTTGTGCGATTTGCCGGCAGGCGGCGCGCCAATCGGACGCGTAGCCGAGCATCTTGGTGAAGTCGTTGCCCGTGCCGACCGGCACGAACGCGAGCGGCGCACCGCCCCCGGCCTGCATCCAGCCGTTCACGGCCGCATGCACGCTGCCATCGCCGCCCACGACGATCACCGCATCCGGACGTAGCGCAAGGCGCTCGCGTACCTGAGTGGCCAGGTCACCGCCGCTGCGGCTGATATCCTGGCTGTGAATCTGGACGCCGAGGTCCGCAAGATAATCGGCAATCGCAGCGGCCAGGCGGCGCCCGGCACCGCGTCCGGCCGCGGGATTAATGACCAGGGCGGCGTGCACGCGTGCGTTCAGCCACGGCCGTTGCGTACATCGGCCAGATCCGCAAGATACTGAATCACGCGCAACACTTCGCCGCGGTCATCGTCTGGGAGATGCGCTAGGGCGTCGGCAAAGCGCTGGGCCAGGCGCGAGGGTGCGGCATCGGCCGCCGCGGCTCCGGCGTGGG contains:
- a CDS encoding diacylglycerol kinase family protein, with translation MHAALVINPAAGRGAGRRLAAAIADYLADLGVQIHSQDISRSGGDLATQVRERLALRPDAVIVVGGDGSVHAAVNGWMQAGGGAPLAFVPVGTGNDFTKMLGYASDWRAACRQIAQARTRDVDVARCNDFHFINSLGIGFDARVAMAANRMQWLHSRAVYGVALLRTLCFDYATPKVRLQYAAVTLETAITLIAVNNGRVEGGAFVLAPQAEIDDGLLDVVVASALSRFGILRLVPRVLRGTHAGHSAVRIFRTDRLLIECNAGMSVHADGEIRYTDAHRLEITVLPRRLRVFA